The Fusarium fujikuroi IMI 58289 draft genome, chromosome FFUJ_chr01 sequence CAATGTTCGAAAGAGTCTTGGACCAAAAGGTTTTGGATGAGTCGATGTCCTTGCGTTGCTGTGCGAGGTATCGAGTGTATGCGGTGAAGCCAGTGCTTTCGATACCAGGAATGCCGTGAATTTGAAGAAGACAGTCGAGTCTGAGTGTATGAAGCGAGGTCGTATCAATCAAGGCTCGATGGAAGTGAAGGACAAGATTGATCTCGTCAGAACGGTTGTTGGCTTCAACCGTCAGGAATGCTGAGCCTCGGTGACGCTTTTCAAACCCTTTTTCAGGGCGGCGCCATTGAACAGGCTCGATACATCGCTGGACCACGACTTTTGGTGTTGGTCCATCGGTAATGCAGGATCGAAGGCATATGTCTAGCCGAAAGTTAGTAACCACTTTCATATTAATTTTGATTGGAAAATTGTAATACTTACAGTGATATGCCAGGGATCTCCATACGTCAAGGACTTTCTCAGAGCTTAAAGCAGAGGTCTTCCCAGTGAAGAGAACTGCTTCAGCCCATTGGACATCCTCATTGAGGATATCCTTCTGGACTTCAGTCGCAGGAAGGATAGTCTCAACGTCTGAGAAGCCCATGTCTTTCTCATGCTTCACAAGGGCTTCGACGGGCTTGAGGGTCAGACCGTCTTGGTATGGAAGGAAGAAGTCCTCATGTTTCTCAACGTGGTGATAGAGCTTCATGATGAAAGATGATTAGCGTATTAAGAGGGCTACCAAAAGATGGTGTGAATATTAATCTAAATGCTTTTGATCTATGAGGATAATATGCGTGTGATAGTAAATGAAATTGATAGTTGTTTTACAAGATTGTTCCcttatttatacttaataaatttCGTTACTCTCTACTTCAACAGTTTCATCCATACCTTTGAAAAATTCTATTCTCATCCCGAGGTGGTGACACAAGGACTCGGGCTCAATTGCCTTCTCTGCTGCAAGTATCTGCAAGTAAGCAGAGCGGCAATGCCGAACGTTGTCCCGAAGGATTGGATTCCCTGCCATACAAGGAGTAGAACACATCTCGTCTTACGTTTCTTACTATACGTTACTCAAATCGTTTGGGAATAACCTCACAAAACTGGTGTAAGATGCGGACTATGCCTTTTCTGGAAGTGGCGATGATGCATGTACCGGATGTAGTATTCGGGTTGAACAGGGCTTTCGCTTACGACCCCCACGATCGATGCAGCGTTTCTGACACCACGAGGGTTGCATCAAAGACCAAATAAAGTAGTTATTGAATCAGCGGCTGCATACTCAATCCTTTCAATTACTCGTTCGTAATTGCGGCTCCGTAAGATGTGTTTCACGAGTGGCGATATGCATCTGCACAATTGCAGAAAGCATTGGTGGGTTGCAAGTAAGGGATCAGGATCCTTCGAAACACTCAGAAGCTAGATCGAAGCCTGTATCTCGAAAAATGTTTCCTAAATGGTGCATATACATCATGTTTACAAGTTTAAGAATGTGACTGCATCAATTTCATCCCGAGGGTTGTCACACTTTAGCGATATGCAGCTAGAGAATGTGCTAGAAGCGGCCCGCTTCCGAGGTGACGCTAATCTTACACAGTGTTTGTTGTACTGGGCAGGAAATGCTCCGATGAGCTGAGAGCCAGGGTTGTCGTATGCGGCACAGGCCAAGACAAGGCTATGATACTCGAAAAGCCTGACTTTTAGTGATATGTTGACCTCGATGTGATTGCCGTTATGGTAGATGAATGTAACGTTACATTATGTTTCACATAgtccttttatatatatagggATTTTCACAGACACTTCTCAAGCCAATACAGCAGATTCGAACCAAATCACGAGAAATCATTCCAGCTCTTTTACAAACTTcgctccatcttcttcatttaATTGTCAAAAATGGCTTCTTGGGACAACCGCGTCGTCACCAACGAGCACTTGCTCCCTTATGTCGACTCCAACACTGCCCCGCCAGACATCAAGGCAGCTCTGCAAACTCTGCCATTCGAGAGGAACATCTTCAAGGTAAGTCAGACCTCcccttataaagctttaaCATCATAGACTAAATATCTCTCGAAGCTCCTCGCCAACAGCAATGTGTTCTTCAAACCATTCATGACACTCCTTTCTTCCAGCTGGAGCGAGAACCGAAAGATTCTCCCTTCCGAATGGCAAACCACTGTTCTACGCACAGCCGCCACCCTCGATGCCCCTTACGAGTGGGATGTCAACGAGCCTGTCGCTCGCGTCCTCGGTCTCACCGATGAACAATTCGCGGCTCTTCGCAATCCAAAAGAACCATTGCCTGAGAGCCTGTTTACTCCGCGTCAGCGATTGATTGCTCGTATTGTTGAAGAGCTCAGTCGCCAACCTCGTGTTAGCAAGGACGTCATGGATGAGGCTTTGCAGGCTTTCAGCCATGAGGAAATCACTGAgattttctttcttaatGGTATTTACGGCTTCTTGGCTAGGTTCATGAATAGTGCGAAGATTGATTTTGATGAGCCTATCCCTGGCTTGCTGGACATTCTGCGCAAATACAATGCGTCAGCTATTGAGCGAGAGAAGcaggcaaagaaggagaCTTAGTTGAATGGATACCTTGGACTTGTAGAtagaattacttaatttatttacaTGAAAGAACTTTGCTTTCTCGCGACTTGCCTCTTGATACGATATGCAGAAGTAGTCTGTCTAGACTAATGTTAATCAATACTGCAAACTCAATGTAAGCCAGAATGTTATTACAGCTAAGAGTTGTGGCTAAAACAGAGAACTTGGTAGATTTTGCATGAGGTTAATTAGCATAATGTAGTtagtatatttaagtaagccTATAATGTCTGAATGAACATATAAAGTcataatactaataaattATACATTAACCTGGGTTTTTTTCAGTAGGATATTACTAATATTGTCAAAGATAAGTCtgctaaataaataaagcaataagtagctataatttataatagtaacttAAAACTCCTTATTATATAGTGAAAGTGTATATTGCCTACTCAAGACCTATAAAGACTCTATTCATTAACTTAAGGTATTTCTTTTCGCTTACAGTGTCTAGTGTGgattattatatatatcttaagaaTACTACCTTTGTCTCGTAGCTTGTCTTTACTAAAGTCTAAACATAAAAGAAGCCCGAAGTAGCATCTCTTTCCTTTAGGAATAACAGTCCTAGAACCCAGACGCAAGAGTCAAACATACTGCTCCGCGAGAACTTGTAACCTAAGGCATCCATGTAATATATCAGATCTCAATTCCTATGACACATTTCTATTACTCACATACCATACCAAAATGAGCTGAGGACTTAGGTATCAGCAAGCATCGTTGCCTCTTTCAGCGTTAGACAATATGCATATTGCATGACGCAATCTCACTGTATGTGACAACTCGTAAAAGATTTCAGCTTGCATGAAAGGGTTACATTACTACCTAGTCTTACTGCCCACCACTTGCGTTGAGCCTCACAAGATGCATATGCAGCTAGATCCTACCAAACTGCAAAACTTGCTTGACCCGTCCCACCTCGCTCTCAGAACCTGCAGTAACAGCCCCCTTCACAAGCCTCTCAAACTGATCCCTGCCTTCAACATCCCGAGGAACCTGAATCGTCTCCACAGGTGGCGTACGCAAAAGTCCCTGAGAAAGCAGGTCCTGGAACCACAGCAGGAGAGATTCCTGCTCTGCTGCAGTCCGAGCCTTTAGCTGTTCAGACAGACGGAAGTTCCGAAACTTGACCTCTGACCAGAACAGCAAACGTTGGGAGAGACCAATGATTCCACTTGCGCCGCCGAGAGACCCGTAATTGACATATGTCCCACCATGAGATAGGGCATTTGCAAGTCTCTCGCCGGATTCACCAAAGACAGCGTCAATGGCGAGCACGATACGAcccttggcagcagcatccGCGAGTTCTGCCGAAGCCTGCGTGCCGTGCTTAGCGAGATCGTCTTCGGTAATCACGATATCAACGCCCTGGCTCTGCAgatcagccttgagagcatcgAGAGTGCTACCCTCCCGATCGCGCACGACGCTGCAGGTACGAACACCCTTGAGACGCGCAAACTGCGCTACAAGCCTCGCGATTGTTCCAGAACCTGCATTCTGAATGATCCAATCACCAGGCTTCAAGGCACGCATATCCTCTACAAGGAGGTAAGCCGGCAGAAACACCATGCGCAATAGAGATGCGCCAAGCAGATCCTTCGTGGGCGACAGGGGAATAACATCCGTCACGCTAAGAAGAGCTTGGCTTCTCCAGGTTCCTAATCCATGTCGACGCGGAACAACAAAGTCTCCGGGCCGAATGTGGATCTGCTCTGGGTTGGTCAGAGGACCCACTGCTTGGACGCAAGCCACGCCGTCATAGCCCAGAACAGGCTGGTTGTCTAGGGTATGCAGCGGTTTGACTGGGTAGCGACCTGCAAGTACGAGGAGGTCTTGGGGGTTGATtggggagaagatgaaggatacTAGAATCTGATCGACGCCGATAGTATCTGGTGGAATTTGATCTTGTTTGGGGTAATGAAATCCCACAGAGGCGGGTTTCCCATCAGAAGATTGAATTTGAGTAAGGGCAGCCATTTGGCAGAGACTGGTAAGCGAAAGCTGGAATACAACAAGAGTCAAGTGCTTGAATTGAACTGAGTATTGTTTGCGCTGGCTAGTTTCTTGGTCTAAAGACCCAACTTTATATCCCTGACGTGCATCATTTTAGTCCACAGCCTTCTGGAGAATATCCttaacaacatcaagagatCTTGAGATGCAATTGCGGCAGCTAGTGTTAGCTCACAATCACGCGATTTCCCCGAGCCCCTCCGTCACCTCGCGTATGCACCCGACCCCTGGTCAACGGGGACAAATTCCATTTTCAGGCTAAACCCCTTGCGAATACCACACAGTGTGCTGTAACGTTACGGTACGGGCCGGATTTCGTGTCGTCTTGTTCCTGTTTTCTTTACCCTATAGGGCCAGACTGGCAGGGTTCTGAAGACCTTCACTTTTGATGTTTTCCATCGTTTTCTACGCAATTTCTAAGCATCGTTTCATGCCTGCTGAGACCGGTTGTTAGTTATGATAATTAcaaaattaaatataaaaaattttATGTTTCTCCACAGCGTCAGAAATACATAACCCCAAATCACGGCCTAGTGCTGGAAGGTTTGTTTTATTGCTCAACAGTGTCTTTTAGCgttataaccttaaaaactTTAATCTTGTACAGATCTTAATACTCTTCTTCGCTATGTCTTTTACTCAGGAGAAACAGTCCGGTCACAGTTCGGACGGGTCTCGATTGTCACCATCTCCGCATCCTGACTCCTCAGGCAACGAAGCCCTTAGGGAACCCCAGGTTGAAAAACCAGCACCAGACCCGTCTCCTCGTAATGTTCATGGAGTCAAGGTTAGTACAAGTCATCAACCCAAGAGAGGCCCCCTACGAGTTTGCTGACCCTGAACTCTAGTGGTTCCTCGTTGTCTGCGCTCTTCTCTCCGCCCTGTTCCTCTACGCGCTCGACAACACCGTAGTCGCCAACGTCCAGGCCAAAGTCGTAGAGACCTATCAACGCGTTGACCTTGTTCCCTGGCTCGGCGTCTCTTTCGCCCTCGCATCAGCCGCAACGACACTTCCATGGTCTAAAGCCTATGGCACATTCTCCGCGAAAAAGCTCTTCATTGGCTCAACCACCGTCTTCATGGGTGCGTCTGCACTCTGTGGTGGCGCTCCCGACATCAACTCCTTCATCGTCGGTCGTGCCATCGCTGGAGCGGGAGGTTGCGGCATGTACATGGGCCTTTTGACACTCTTGTCAGTCACCACTACGAACGCCGAGAGACCAAAGTATCTCAGTCTTACGGGTTTCATCTGGGGTATTGGTACTGTTCTTGGCCCTGTGGTTGGAGGATCACTTGGCGATAGTAGTGCGACTTGGCGATGGGCCTTCTACCTGAATCTTTTAGTCGGGGTTGTCATTGGTCCAATTTACGTTCTTCTCCTCCCCGACTTCAAGCCTCAGGCAGGTGTCCCTTTGACTAGTCGTCTAGCTCAGATTGACTACCTCGGCACGGCTCTATCCATTGGTTCCGTCTTATGCCTCATCATGGCGATGAACTTCGGTGGAGTCCTTTGGAGCTGGGATGCAGGCAGGAGCATTGGTCTGTTTGTGACAGCTGGCGTCTTGCTCATCCTGTTTGTGCTCCAGCAGATCTTCCAGATTGGTACCACATTTGAGAACCGACTGTTTCCCATGCACTTCTGGAAGAGCCGTACCATgatctgcctcttctttACAATGAGTAAGTCGTTTCTTCTCATATCTACTTTGAAAGGATCCAAACTAACGATTCTTGTTTAGTGCTGGCGACATTTGGTAGCTTTATCGGCATTTTCTACCTGCCACTGTATTACCAGTTCACTCGTGGAATCACGGCCGTAGAGACATCGGTTCACCTATTGCCCTTCATCCTGTTCCTTGTCGCCTTCAACTTGTTGAACGGTCAATTCATGGGCCGAACAGGATACTACTATCCTTGGTACATCGTAGGGTCCCTGATGGAGCTAATCGGCGGAGTTCTAATGTGTAAGTGACACTCGTCCTCGCGTAATACCTGAACTGCAAGTACTGACTGTGCACTAGATACCGTCGATGAGCACACATCCAATGCTAAGATCTACGGCTACACCATTATTCTGGGTACTGGCGTTGGTTGCTTTTGTCAAGCTGGTTTTGCAGTCGCTCAGATGAAAGTTAAGCCTACCGAGATCCCTTACAGTGTTGGCTTCATGACAGTCGGACAGATGCTCGGTATCGTATTTGGCACGGGCATGTCTGGCGCACTATTCGTCAATTATGGCCAGCAAGCTCTCCAACGCGTCTTCCCCAATGTCTCCAAGACCGAGATCGCCGACGCTCTCGCCGGTGTCGGTAGCGGCCTCATCGATTCCGCAAAGCCTGACGTGAAGGCAGAGGCTATCCATGGCATCACGAGAGCGATTCAACTCGCATATGTACCTATCATCGCGGCCGGATCTATTTGTCTGATCTGTAGCCTTGCGATGAGAAGGGAGAAGGTGTTCCACTAAGAGGGTCCAGGAACTGGTAGACTATCAGGACCGCTCTCGATGCCTGGTCCTGGTAGTCTCTAGAATAGGGCTCGATGGGAAATTATCAAGATCGTAGTTCAACTAGAAGAGGGAGTCGGCCTGCTAACGAGATAGACCGATTGTCTTCAACCGGTCTACACGCTTTGTTAAGAATACGCGACTAGTAATTACTATGTAGTCAAGGCATATAGCACAAGGGGAGTCGTATCTGAAGGAACACATTGACTTTGTACTTAACTCAATATATgaaaaacctaatattaaggctaaaagTCTACAAGCATTATGAAAGTTGGTCCCTCAAGGAGAGTGTTACTGCTCACAGTTCTTCATGGCCTCTGGCTATTGTTCTTCGATCTGTCTACTGTAAAATGCCTCTATAACAATAGAACTGCAGCTCGAATTAATATAGACCTAACTCCATCCGTCTATCTCGAGACTGcaaaatatagtataactGTCCGTTATGTCGCGACAGGCTTTGATGTTGGCTCTGAGAGCGCACATAAAGTAGTTAGCGAACTTGGATGCGATAACGGCAAAAAGAACAGAATGCGCTTGCCCCGTACTGGAATCGAACCAGTGATCTTATCATTACTAGTGATACGCTTTACCACTGAGCCAACGGGGCTTATTTAGCGTTTTTAAGAAGCTTAGGCGTCCGTTCGTTATTTATCTCTATGATGCTTGTTCTACTCGTCGTGTCATTTCTTTTGCAATGCTCTCAGCCATTATTCGACTTGTATTAGATGATCTCTGCCTTCGATTATCATTATAAAAACACTACTCCAACAAGGATAGTAGGTAAACATCTCTAGCGCTTTATTAGTTCTGCTAGCAATATCCTGCTTGGCATCCCTTCTTCTAAATCGCTCCACTaaaacatcatcttcattctcccaGAAGCCAAGTCAGCAGCATCCCCTCGCCCGCCAGGCTTCACATGCCAGGATTTTTCTTAGGCCTCGTGAAATAGACTATGTTATAATCTCTACAAACCT is a genomic window containing:
- a CDS encoding related to 2,4-dienoyl-CoA reductase precursor; this translates as MAALTQIQSSDGKPASVGFHYPKQDQIPPDTIGVDQILVSFIFSPINPQDLLVLAGRYPVKPLHTLDNQPVLGYDGVACVQAVGPLTNPEQIHIRPGDFVVPRRHGLGTWRSQALLSVTDVIPLSPTKDLLGASLLRMVFLPAYLLVEDMRALKPGDWIIQNAGSGTIARLVAQFARLKGVRTCSVVRDREGSTLDALKADLQSQGVDIVITEDDLAKHGTQASAELADAAAKGRIVLAIDAVFGESGERLANALSHGGTYVNYGSLGGASGIIGLSQRLLFWSEVKFRNFRLSEQLKARTAAEQESLLLWFQDLLSQGLLRTPPVETIQVPRDVEGRDQFERLVKGAVTAGSESEVGRVKQVLQFGRI
- a CDS encoding aurofusarin/rubrofusarin efflux pump AFLT, with the protein product MSFTQEKQSGHSSDGSRLSPSPHPDSSGNEALREPQVEKPAPDPSPRNVHGVKWFLVVCALLSALFLYALDNTVVANVQAKVVETYQRVDLVPWLGVSFALASAATTLPWSKAYGTFSAKKLFIGSTTVFMGASALCGGAPDINSFIVGRAIAGAGGCGMYMGLLTLLSVTTTNAERPKYLSLTGFIWGIGTVLGPVVGGSLGDSSATWRWAFYLNLLVGVVIGPIYVLLLPDFKPQAGVPLTSRLAQIDYLGTALSIGSVLCLIMAMNFGGVLWSWDAGRSIGLFVTAGVLLILFVLQQIFQIGTTFENRLFPMHFWKSRTMICLFFTMMLATFGSFIGIFYLPLYYQFTRGITAVETSVHLLPFILFLVAFNLLNGQFMGRTGYYYPWYIVGSLMELIGGVLMYTVDEHTSNAKIYGYTIILGTGVGCFCQAGFAVAQMKVKPTEIPYSVGFMTVGQMLGIVFGTGMSGALFVNYGQQALQRVFPNVSKTEIADALAGVGSGLIDSAKPDVKAEAIHGITRAIQLAYVPIIAAGSICLICSLAMRREKVFH